Part of the Cyanobacteria bacterium GSL.Bin1 genome, GCGGCTAAAGGCACAGCTTGAATGGCAGAAGAAGATGGTGCAGTTTGTTCACCGCGAACCGGTGCAAAGGTTAGTAAGCGTGAGGAATTTACCCCCGGAAACGCAATTTCAGGGGTAAACACAACAGTGGTTAAGTCTTGTTCCGGTGCATTGGCTTTCGTCACGGGTGCTGGGCTAGACAAAATTAACCCTTGCGCGATCGGTTCGAGTAAAGACTCTAATGCCGCGATCGCGCCGTACCATTGTCGCCATCCTTGCAACTGATCCGTTGATTTCGGAACTGATGACTGTTGGGTTTCCATCATTTGGCTCAATGCTGGCAACTGCTGAACACTCACCACTTGCCCCCTTCTACTACTAAACTTTTACCTGCTAACCCTGATCATAACTAGCCCTAGCCTTTTAACCGTAGCCGTAGAACCGAACGAATCAGTCGCAATTTCCCCTCGTGTTTTTCTTTCATCTATCTTGAGATAGGTTAAAAATAAATTTTTATTAAGATTATTTTTTTTTGTCGCTCCCCCCTAGACAGAAATACAAATAAACGATTCAATATAAGGGGTTGCTAAAATAGCTAAATTCTAAAATGACATTTGTATTTTGGGGGAATAGTGTAAATTAATAAAAACCGCTCACAATCATCTCAATCAAAATTGCCCCAAAACCTGATCAGAAGGGAAATAGAGCTCTTGCTTGATAGTTTTCCATGCCTCATCTACAGGACTAAAAATGCAAACCCAATTAATCTTGTACTGATCATTCGGAAATTTCCCCAAAATATATTATCTGCACCCCTGAGTTAGATTCTGGGGCGAGCAGAGTGTGGCTGGTGAAACTGGATCCAAAATCTTGATTGAAGTAAGAGCGGTTGAGTCCATGAAGAAAGCTGTGAAGTAAGACTCAAAAACAATCACTCTAAAAACGAATAGCAGTTGAATAACTTATGACTATCAAAGAAAGACAACAAGTTCAAGACTACGGTGAAAACCCCATTGAAGTCCGTGATAGTGACCACTATCAAAACGAATACATCGAAGGCTTTGTTGAAAAGTGGGATGAACTGATCAATTGGCATGCTCGCTCTAGCAGTGAAGGGGAATTTTTCATTAAAACCCTAAAAGAACATGGTGCGAAGCGAGTACTTGATGCGGCAACAGGAACGGGTTTCCACTCGATCCGTCTCATTGAAGCCGGGTTTGATGTAGCCAGTGTGGACGGTAGTGTTGAAATGCTCGTCAAGGCATTTGAAAACGCAACCCGTAAAGACCAAATTTTACAAACGGTTCACTCTGATTGGCGTCAACTCACCCGGCATATTCAAGAACGGTTTGATGCAGTGATTTGTTTAGGTAACTCCTTTACTCATCTGTTTTCTGAAGAAGATCGTCGCAAAACCCTCGCTGAATTCTATTCCGTCTTAAAACATGACGGAATTTTAATTTTAGACCAACGGAATTATGACTTAATTCTCGATGAAGGCTTCAAAAGTAAGCATACCTACTACTACTGCGGCGACAACGTAAAAGCTGAACCCGAATATGTAGATGATGGGTTAGCCCGTTTCCGTTACGAATTCCCCGATGAGTGTGTCTATCACCTTAATATGTTCCCGCTACGGAAAGATTATGTGCGTCGTTTACTCCATGAAGTAGGCTTCCAAGAGGTTACCACCTACGGTGATTTCCAAGAAACCTATCACCAAGACGATCCTGACTTTTACATTCACGTTGCCAGAAAAGACTAGAGATTAAAACAAAAACGTGAAAATGCTGTTGGGCGGACGCTCCTGAACAGAAGAGATCTAGCTGGGTAAGAGAGACTCACTCAAGGAATCGAACCTTGCTCATGACAAAAAAATGTCATAAGGTGGGTCGATGATCCGAGCTCTTCTCACTTTTGAACTGGGAAAGCGTCAAGAATCTAAAGAGGTGAATTGGTATGACGAAAGCAGACGCAGTCGCAAAACAAGCACAAGATTACTACGACAGTGGTAGTGCCGACGGCTTCTACTATCGGATTTGGGGTGGAGAAGACCTCCACATCGGCATTTACAATACGCCCGATGAATCCATTTATGATGCCAGTGTCCGCACTGTCGAACGAATCTGCAGTAAAATCAGTCAGTGGCCAGCAGGAACCAAGGTCCTTGACCTTGGTGCAGGTTATGGTGGCTCCGCTCGTTATATGGCAAAGCATCATGGCTTTGACGTCGATTGCTTAAATATCAGTTTGGTGCAGAACGAGCGCAATCGCCAGATGAACCAAGAGCAGGGACTTGCCGATAAAATTCGCGTTTTTGACGGCAGTTTTGAAGAGTTACCCTTTGAAAACAATAGTTACGATGTCCTCTGGTCACAAGATTCGATTTTGCATAGCGGCAACCGCCGTCAAGTGATGGAAGAAGCCGATCGCGTCCTAAAATCAGGAGGCGATTTTGTTTTTACTGATCCGATGCAAACGGATGACTGTCCAGAAGGTGTTTTAGAGCCAGTTTTAGCTCGAATTCATCTTGATAGTTTAGGTTCAGTTGGGTTCTATCGCCAAGTTGCGGAAGAACTCGGTTGGCAGTTTGTAGAGTTCGATGAACAAACTCACCAGTTAGTGAACCACTACAGTAGAGTTTTACAGGAACTGGAAGCTCATTATGACCAATTACAACCGGAATGCTCGAAAGAGTACTTAGACCGGATGAAGGTGGGCTTAAACCACTGGATTAATGCCGGTAAGAGTGGTTATATGGCTTGGGGCATTCTCAAGTTCCACAAACCATAATCGATTGTTGGATTGATTGACCAACGGTCAGCCTAGGCATCGGACTTTGAGTCCGGTGTACTGCTGACTTGGAAATGAGTTCCCCCTCCTTTCCTTAGGAAGGGGATTTATTTTAAAAGACACCTTTGGATCGAAACCAACTGGGATCAGTTGAAGATCAAACGTCGGGAACATTTGAGGAAGCGGAACATTCCAGTTACACTAAAGGATAGAAAGAGAGTTGGCGAGGTGGTTGCAATTCTTTTGTGTCTTAGGACACAGAATTGAGGAAAGTCCGGGCTTCCAAAGACCAAACTGCTGGGTAACGCCCAGTGCGGGTGACCGTGAGGAAAGTGCCACAGAAACATACCGCCTTTGAAGGTTTCACCTTCTTCGGTAAGGGTGCAAAGGTGCGGTAAGAGCGCACCAGCAGCATCGAGAGGTGCTGGCTCGGTAAACCCCAGTTGGAAGCAAGGTCGAGGGAAGCTATGGTTGGTCTTTTACCGGCTTCCGCCTTTAGGTGTACCGCTTGAGGCTTTTGGCAACAAAAGTCCCAGATAGATAACTACCCTCAAGTTTCTCTTGAGAACAGAACCCGGCTTATGTCCAACTCTCTTTCTATTTGGTTTTTTTCTGCTCGGAAAAAATAACCTGTTCTGTAAGCACACGGTCATTAAATAACTGTCATAGGAAGGAAATGAGGGCAAAGCGCTCTTTTGGATTGGCGACAGATACTCATCGGTCAAAAACCGAGTCAAAAACACAACGCTCTGGACATCGACAAGGGGGATTGCGCCGGAGCCGAGAACTAGAAAAATTGGTCGAACGGTTAGGATTAACAGATACTACCGCCGTTGATTGGAAATTATTGGATTTAGCATTAACTCATCCCAGCGCCTCTAGTGTTGCCAATTATCAGCAACTAGAGTTTGTCGGAGATGCTGTCGTCCGTTTAGCCGCGTCAGAGTTACTCTTAGAAACTTATCCGGAAGCGCCAGTGGGAGATTTTGCTGCGATTCGCTCAATCTTAGTCAGCGATCGCGTCTTAGCAGAATTTGCTGAAAGCTACGGGATGGATGGATTTTTGCTCATGGCGGGGAGTGCCGCCAAAAACAAAGCCGGGGCGCGATCGCGCCTTGCTGATACCTTTGAAGCGGTTTTGGGCGCACTTTACTTAAGCACCAACTCTATGAATTTAATTCGCCCTTGGCTTGATCCCATCTTAAAGGAAAAAGCAGATCAAATTCGACAAGATCCTGCCCGCCAGAATTATAAGGATGCGCTCCAAGAATGGACGCAAGCCCATTATAAAGTTCTTCCTCACTACCAAGTAGAAGAAACGGGACACGGCTATGATGATCCAGAACGGTTCACCGCTTATGTCTGGTTACAAGAACGCTACTTAGGTCAAGGGAAAGGGCGCTCAAAAAAAGCAGCTCAACAAGCAGCAGCTCAATCTGCCTACCAACAATTAACACAATCATGAATCGTCCTCACACCACTGTTGTCTTAGCAATGAGTGCTGACGGCAAAATTGCAGATACAGCGCGATCGGCAGCAGAGTTTTCTTCTCGTATTGATCGCGCTCATTTAGAAAGACAGGTCGCCCAGGCAGATGCAATTTTATTTGGTGCAGGGACACTCCGCGCTCATGGCAGTGCCATGTCCCTGCGCAATTCCGAATTAATTTCGTTGCGTCGTCAGCAACAAAAACCAGAGCAACCGATTCAAATTGTCTGTACGCGATCCGGTAAGATTCCGACAGATATTCGGTTTTTTCAGCAAAAAATTCCGCGTTGGCTCTTGACGACTCAAAAGGGTGCAGCATTCTGGCAGGGTCAACCCACTCAGTATTTTGAGGAAATGATTACTCCTGATGCCAGTGAAGATGAAATTAACTGGCGACAAGCGCTAACAACTTTCACTAGAAAGGGCATTGAAAACTTAGCAATTTTAGGAGGAGGAGAACTGGTTGCTGCACTCTTTGCTGAACAACTTCTCGATGAATTATGGTTAACGGTTTGCCCAGTTTTGCTAGGAGGAAAAGATGCACCCACGCCAATTGAAGGGATCGGTTTGCACTCAGAAAATAAGCAAAACTTAAAACTACTGTCTGTGGAAACGATTGATCAAGAAATTTTTTTACATTACCAGGTCATCCCAAACTAAAAAATAATTTATGCTCATATTTAAAAGTAAAATATAGTAAGCAGTAAGTAAGTAATTTATTCCTTCTCGTATGCTACAGCATAGGCTTGTAAAAGAATACTAATTTGTTTGACGACATCCTGTTCTGTATCTGTTTCTAAAGCCGGCTTTTTTCCTAATACTTTATCACTTTTAATATGATGAGTAATCGCTTCTTGTACCCGTTGCGTAATTAATTCTTGAAGCTCATTTTGC contains:
- a CDS encoding methyltransferase domain-containing protein, with product MTIKERQQVQDYGENPIEVRDSDHYQNEYIEGFVEKWDELINWHARSSSEGEFFIKTLKEHGAKRVLDAATGTGFHSIRLIEAGFDVASVDGSVEMLVKAFENATRKDQILQTVHSDWRQLTRHIQERFDAVICLGNSFTHLFSEEDRRKTLAEFYSVLKHDGILILDQRNYDLILDEGFKSKHTYYYCGDNVKAEPEYVDDGLARFRYEFPDECVYHLNMFPLRKDYVRRLLHEVGFQEVTTYGDFQETYHQDDPDFYIHVARKD
- a CDS encoding methyltransferase domain-containing protein; the encoded protein is MTKADAVAKQAQDYYDSGSADGFYYRIWGGEDLHIGIYNTPDESIYDASVRTVERICSKISQWPAGTKVLDLGAGYGGSARYMAKHHGFDVDCLNISLVQNERNRQMNQEQGLADKIRVFDGSFEELPFENNSYDVLWSQDSILHSGNRRQVMEEADRVLKSGGDFVFTDPMQTDDCPEGVLEPVLARIHLDSLGSVGFYRQVAEELGWQFVEFDEQTHQLVNHYSRVLQELEAHYDQLQPECSKEYLDRMKVGLNHWINAGKSGYMAWGILKFHKP
- the rnc gene encoding ribonuclease III, whose amino-acid sequence is MRRSRELEKLVERLGLTDTTAVDWKLLDLALTHPSASSVANYQQLEFVGDAVVRLAASELLLETYPEAPVGDFAAIRSILVSDRVLAEFAESYGMDGFLLMAGSAAKNKAGARSRLADTFEAVLGALYLSTNSMNLIRPWLDPILKEKADQIRQDPARQNYKDALQEWTQAHYKVLPHYQVEETGHGYDDPERFTAYVWLQERYLGQGKGRSKKAAQQAAAQSAYQQLTQS
- a CDS encoding riboflavin deaminase, with product MNRPHTTVVLAMSADGKIADTARSAAEFSSRIDRAHLERQVAQADAILFGAGTLRAHGSAMSLRNSELISLRRQQQKPEQPIQIVCTRSGKIPTDIRFFQQKIPRWLLTTQKGAAFWQGQPTQYFEEMITPDASEDEINWRQALTTFTRKGIENLAILGGGELVAALFAEQLLDELWLTVCPVLLGGKDAPTPIEGIGLHSENKQNLKLLSVETIDQEIFLHYQVIPN